GGGGAAGGAGGCCAATCCATCCCCGTTTCCTAAATAGGGACGGGGACGGGATCCCTAACccgattaaatatatatatgtgtgtgtgtgtgtgagcgCGCACATgtgtatgtataattttttccaacattaaaaacttcaaaggcctaattaatgatataaaaactctaattataattaaatttgactaatcacataaactatttattttaaactaataacaattaaaattagatataagaggttttatataaattcaaaggCGTAAgaggccgtttggttcgtggtaatgacatattaccacgtaacgagattaccatggtaatatgagtgtgaatgttatatggttgggaatattgcggtaatttaatataaccatgtttggttgagaactcttATTAtcgggaatagttcattaccgtgtttggttgtcatggtaatcaatttgttaaaatataaaaagttataagattaccatggtaatccaagatagacaccaaatttggtggtaataagattaccactttcttggtaatatttataagttgataatgtgatattaccatccacattaccaccggtgcaatgccaaacgtggtaatattttcatattatcacTTAACACGTGAAATCTTTCTACATTATCGcgaaccaaacagcccctaagtACATTTGTTAAGTCGTTGTATTTGATTGTAATGACATACTATCTACTTGTataaattccaaattttatgttttgtttcatATTGACAACTattaagagatttttttttttttaagtgtttaAATGTTGGTTTGACAAGTTTGTTGAGCTCTTTGTTGAGTACTTTTGatgttatcatatttttatctatatatctatgtaGAGTAGTTTTCATATTCCAAAATGTAATAATAtgtttgcaaataaaaaatCCCTGTGAGGATCCCTACAGGAAGGGAATCCCCGAGGGGATGGGGATGTGGATGGAGAAGCAAATTCCCCATGTTGGAGAATCAGTAACGTGGAATCTCCATCCCCGCCATTGGCAGAGACAGGGACGGGGACGGGAAGGGCCTCTCTGCCGTTGCCTCGTCCGGTTACCACCCCTGGATATAGGGTAAGCAGAAGTTGTGTGTGTATTGAAAAGTTAATATGTGAAAGTGGGAACCCAAATGTTAATTTAATTCCAAAAGATTGGAACTAGCATATTATTAACTTGCAGTTCATGTGCGATGATCCTTAGCTTTGTCCCTATTCTACAAAAGGATAGAGCTTTGTCCATTTTCTTTCATTACTTTCGTAGAAACTTTTGTAGTGTGAAATGTGAATATCATGTTTGATATAGCAAAATACCCCTATATTATctcttttaaaaatacaaaataattaagatgCCACGTAGGATAAATACTCATAGCCAAACTTGGAACAAGAAAAGTAGAAGATCACTCACTTGTGGTGGACAAAAGTTACATTAAGTCAAAGAATATAATGTTCTTTTGCCAACTCAAATGCTGAAATgtctaaattcaaaatttgtaagtcgttattaaaaattaagatattattAACAATTATTCGCAAGCTTGTAGTAGTCTCAAGCCAAACGGATATGCGCAGTGCGAGAAATACAAGTTTCATCATTAATGGCACCAGGGCGTAGGATAGTTTGTAGTAAAAAGGTACCTAAAAGACCACCAATTTGCAAGAGACccaaggaatttttttattttttattttttatttttttattattattattattttttgttgccatcagatgaaaaaaaaaccatagcaTGATAGAGGACAAAACCCCCATACACCTAGTGTTAAAACCACCCACACAATTACTACTCACCGTTGATTCAAACTCTCACCGCTTACgataaattttaactttttgcAAAAAGAGTACCTGCGTTGAAGTCACCTAGCAAGTGTCAAATGGTGACAACTACAATCCTCATATATCTGGTCAATATTTACAGAAAGAACTACATATAAGCATAGTACAGGCAAAGAACAAGACTGATCTAGCAGAAGGCAAATTACCCAGCCATTGTTTAACGCATATTCAAGACAATAAACAACCTAAGCCTTGATTAAAAGTAATCTGGTCACTAATGCAATATTTGAAGGATCTGGCATGCACAGAATTTATAAAAGAACCATCAACACTAGCCCTGTTCTTTGTATGGGGTCCAAATCAATTTGCTAACATCGACTTCCAAGCCACCCCGACCAGCAGCCTTAAGGTGACGATCGAGCACCTTGGGATCGGCACATATTGCGTGCTGCCCTTTCCTGTATTGTATCAAGTCTAGGCTCTGTAAAGTGCTCAAGATGTCATCAGCTTTGATCGCAGTCATATCGCTCAGCTCCTGGAAAATAATACCCAATACCTCAGCTGATATATATCACCAGATGATGTAATCAATAGCAATCCATACCAATGCTTTTCCAGCAGCAGCCAAACCAATGTAATCAGTATCTGCAAGGGTCACAAATGAAGCTTACCTTTATAGAGAtgttgcttttatgttttttcagGATCTCAAGAAGAACCCTAGTCCAGTACCCTCTGTAGGAAAGTAATCCTAGGTCAGATAGTGGCCGCTCTGGTGTCCCCACTTTGCCCTCCTTCTTTGAGAGCTCATATGCTGATCAAAATAGCAGGTAATCATAATCTCATTTTGTAAAAGGAAACGAGGCATGCAACAAATTGCATAAATGTTCATATTGAGAGCTTTAGTAAGTTCCAAAAATTTATGCATTGAGCCATTATAATCTGGGATCATAAACCAAAAGGCTGCTAGTGGAGAATGATCAGACAAACAACAAAGAGATTTGAAAGGTGAAACaggaaaatgaaataaaactgaCAACCAAATGCCTGGTATGAAACAAAAAATGAACCAAAAATTGGATAATCACATCAGACATAAAAATCGGAAAATCACAACGCAAAAGCTTCAAGGCATCACAGCATAGAAACAGAAAGGCAAGCATGAATGGAAGAGGAATATATACATATCCCAACAGCAGTCATTGCTTGGTGAAATTAGAAGCACATAGTAGAACTTACAAAATGCTATTAGAAATTTTCCATATCCTTTTCTCTGGTAAGGAGGAAGAGTCAAAATGCAGGCCAAGTTGTAGGATTCTTCAGAATGCTTTTCCTGTATATTAAGAGAATAATGAGAAGATAAATCTATAACCTAATAAgcaagatgataaaaaaaatagtctaTTTTACAGGAAATACACGTGTTGTCTGCTAGAAAATAATGCAGCTAACAACAAACAATATTCTGctgataagaaaaatatattaccGGTACATCTTCAAACCAATGAATGAAAAACAGATATGCTCCCATATGAAGAAAAACCAGATGTGTTATGAACACCCCACCATTTATTGTCTAACAGTTACTAGATACATAGTTGTGCATACAACCACTAGAAGATAGAATTGCTAAATAGAAACAGCTTGTTTTAGAAGTTGCGAAAAGAAAGTTGAATAAATACCTTAGAGAAGTAACCGACCATATGGCAACCTCGATCATCACATTCACAAAGAATGTAGAATAAGAATAAATCTACATCATAATACAGAGTTTTGTGATCAAGAAATAATTTTGCCAAATAACAGAGGTTCTGCCCATAAACCTTGTTCTTCTTCCCATCAACCTGTCACAAAATAGTTATAAAGACAAAATCATAAACGCAACTCTATGCAGAACATGGTAATgcaatttttatatgaaaaaaactaTAAGTGCAAACGCTGAGAAGCAAACAGTCCAACATAGTTTTAAAACCTGAAAACAGCACAAAAGTAGAACATATATATTCACAcaaaaacaatggaaaaaagaaaTGTTGTATGAAGAAATCCTTGCCTCAAACATAGACAGGGTTCCATTTCGGTAGATCTCATCGCCAGGAGGATGCTTTAGGTCACATTTCCTCTgcacaatacaaaaaaattttgttatttatgaataaaccaaatgaaaaaaagcaaaaatggCACTCAGTAAAAATACAAACTTCAATGCATCAAAGTCTTGATTATTAATGCAAAGTGCAACTAGTGAAAATGCTGGCATAACTCACCATATGCCTCTGAAG
This genomic window from Dioscorea cayenensis subsp. rotundata cultivar TDr96_F1 chromosome 20, TDr96_F1_v2_PseudoChromosome.rev07_lg8_w22 25.fasta, whole genome shotgun sequence contains:
- the LOC120251714 gene encoding putative MYST-like histone acetyltransferase 1, whose translation is MGSMEPPRAEANGGSAAPAYNGGGPTANGGDSLAGRKGKAGTGAVALPLEVGTRVMCRWRDQKLHPVKVIERRKVSSLNSSDYEYYVHYTEFNRRLDEWVKLEQLDLASVETDIDEKVEDKATSLKMTRHQKRKIDETHVEAGHEELDAASLREHEEFTKVKNIAKIELGRYEIDTWYFSPFPPEYNDSVKLYFCEFCLNFMKRKEQLQRHMRKCDLKHPPGDEIYRNGTLSMFEVDGKKNKVYGQNLCYLAKLFLDHKTLYYDVDLFLFYILCECDDRGCHMVGYFSKEKHSEESYNLACILTLPPYQRKGYGKFLIAFSYELSKKEGKVGTPERPLSDLGLLSYRGYWTRVLLEILKKHKSNISIKELSDMTAIKADDILSTLQSLDLIQYRKGQHAICADPKVLDRHLKAAGRGGLEVDVSKLIWTPYKEQG